A stretch of Enterobacter cloacae complex sp. ECNIH7 DNA encodes these proteins:
- the aspS gene encoding aspartate--tRNA ligase produces MRTEYCGQLRQSHVGQQVTLCGWVNRRRDLGSLIFIDMRDREGIVQVFFDPDRADALKLASELRNEFCIQVTGTVRARDEKNVNADMATGAIEVLASDLVIINRAEALPLDSNHVNTEEARLKYRYLDLRRPEMAQRLKTRAKITSLVRRFMDDHGFLDIETPMLTKATPEGARDYLVPSRVHKGKFYALPQSPQLFKQLLMMSGFDRYYQIVKCFRDEDLRADRQPEFTQIDVETSFMTAEQVREVMEALVRSLWNDVKGVELGDFPIMTFAEAERRYGSDKPDLRNPMELVDVADLVKGVEFAVFAGPANDPKGRVAALRVPGGAALSRKQIDDYGNFIKIYGAKGLAYIKVTERAKGLEGITSPVAKFLNADIVEAILERTGAQDGDMIFFGADNKKVVADAMGALRLKLGKDLSLTDENKWAPLWVIDFPMFEDDGEGGLTAMHHPFTSPKEMTAAELKAAPEEAVANAYDMVINGYEVGGGSVRIHSGEMQQTVFGILGINEQEQREKFGFLLDALKYGTPPHAGLAFGLDRLTMLLTGTDNIRDVIAFPKTTAAACLMTEAPSFANPAALAELGIDVVKKEEKN; encoded by the coding sequence ATGCGTACAGAATATTGCGGGCAGCTGCGTCAGTCCCACGTTGGACAGCAGGTAACCCTGTGTGGTTGGGTCAATCGTCGTCGTGATCTTGGTAGCCTTATCTTCATCGATATGCGCGACCGCGAAGGTATCGTTCAGGTGTTCTTCGATCCGGATCGCGCAGATGCGTTGAAGCTGGCCTCTGAGCTGCGTAATGAGTTCTGCATTCAGGTTACCGGCACAGTGCGCGCGCGTGACGAGAAAAACGTCAACGCCGACATGGCGACGGGTGCCATCGAAGTGCTGGCGTCCGATCTGGTGATCATCAACCGTGCAGAAGCGCTGCCGCTGGACTCCAACCACGTCAACACTGAAGAAGCGCGTCTGAAATACCGCTACCTGGACCTGCGTCGTCCGGAAATGGCTCAGCGCCTGAAAACCCGTGCGAAAATCACCAGCCTGGTGCGCCGCTTTATGGATGACCACGGTTTCCTCGACATCGAAACCCCGATGCTGACCAAAGCCACGCCGGAAGGCGCGCGCGATTACCTGGTCCCATCCCGCGTACATAAAGGCAAATTCTACGCGCTGCCGCAGTCTCCACAGCTGTTCAAACAGCTGCTGATGATGTCCGGCTTCGATCGCTACTATCAGATTGTTAAATGCTTCCGCGACGAAGACCTGCGCGCTGACCGCCAGCCAGAATTTACCCAGATCGATGTGGAAACCTCCTTCATGACCGCCGAGCAGGTGCGTGAAGTGATGGAAGCTCTGGTGCGTAGCCTGTGGAACGACGTGAAAGGCGTTGAGCTGGGCGATTTCCCTATCATGACCTTCGCTGAAGCCGAGCGTCGTTACGGCTCTGACAAACCAGACCTGCGTAACCCGATGGAGCTGGTGGACGTAGCAGACCTGGTGAAAGGCGTTGAGTTTGCCGTATTCGCTGGCCCGGCTAACGATCCTAAAGGCCGCGTAGCAGCGCTGCGTGTACCGGGTGGTGCTGCCCTGAGCCGCAAGCAGATCGACGACTACGGCAACTTCATCAAGATCTACGGCGCGAAAGGTCTGGCCTATATTAAAGTGACCGAGCGTGCGAAAGGTCTGGAAGGCATCACCAGCCCGGTAGCGAAATTCCTGAACGCGGACATCGTGGAAGCGATCCTTGAGCGCACCGGCGCGCAGGACGGCGACATGATCTTCTTCGGCGCAGACAATAAGAAAGTCGTGGCGGATGCGATGGGCGCGCTGCGTCTGAAGCTCGGCAAAGACCTGAGCCTGACCGACGAAAACAAATGGGCGCCGCTGTGGGTTATCGACTTCCCAATGTTTGAAGACGACGGTGAAGGTGGCCTGACCGCAATGCACCACCCGTTCACCTCGCCAAAAGAGATGACGGCGGCAGAGCTGAAAGCGGCACCGGAAGAGGCGGTCGCGAACGCTTATGACATGGTTATCAACGGCTACGAAGTGGGCGGTGGTTCCGTGCGTATTCACAGCGGCGAAATGCAGCAGACCGTGTTCGGCATTCTGGGCATCAACGAGCAGGAGCAGCGCGAGAAGTTTGGCTTCCTGCTGGACGCCCTGAAATACGGTACGCCGCCGCACGCGGGTCTGGCCTTCGGTCTTGACCGTCTGACCATGCTGCTGACCGGCACCGATAACATCCGTGATGTTATCGCCTTCCCGAAAACCACTGCCGCAGCGTGTCTGATGACCGAAGCGCCAAGCTTTGCCAACCCGGCCGCACTGGCCGAACTGGGCATTGATGTGGTGAAGAAGGAAGAGAAAAACTGA
- the cmoA gene encoding carboxy-S-adenosyl-L-methionine synthase CmoA codes for MSDRDTLFSAPIASLGDWTFDERVAEVFPDMIQRSVPGYSNIISMIGMLAERFVQPGTQVYDLGCSLGAATLSVRRNVHHEGCRIIAVDNSPAMVERCRRHIDAYKAPVPVDVVEGDIREIEIDNASMVVLNFTLQFLVPEDRQLLLDKIYQGLNPGGALVLSEKFSFKDAEVGELLFNMHHDFKRANGYSELEISQKRSMLENVMLTDSVETHKARLRKAGFEHSELWFQCFNFGSLVALKAGESA; via the coding sequence ATGTCAGATCGCGACACGCTTTTTTCCGCGCCTATCGCCAGCCTGGGCGACTGGACCTTCGATGAACGGGTAGCCGAAGTCTTCCCGGATATGATCCAGCGCTCTGTTCCCGGTTATTCCAATATTATCTCTATGATCGGCATGCTGGCTGAGCGCTTCGTTCAACCCGGCACGCAGGTCTATGACCTGGGCTGCTCGCTCGGCGCGGCAACGCTGTCGGTTCGTCGTAACGTTCACCACGAAGGCTGCCGAATCATTGCCGTCGATAACTCCCCGGCTATGGTTGAGCGCTGCCGTCGCCACATTGACGCTTACAAAGCCCCTGTTCCGGTAGACGTGGTGGAAGGCGATATCCGCGAGATTGAGATCGATAACGCCTCGATGGTGGTGCTGAATTTCACCCTGCAGTTCCTGGTGCCTGAAGACCGTCAGCTGCTGCTGGACAAAATTTATCAGGGGCTGAATCCCGGCGGCGCGCTGGTGCTCTCGGAGAAATTCAGCTTCAAAGATGCCGAGGTTGGCGAACTGCTGTTCAATATGCACCACGATTTCAAACGGGCGAACGGCTACAGCGAGCTGGAGATCAGCCAGAAGCGCAGCATGCTCGAAAACGTGATGCTGACGGATTCCGTAGAAACCCACAAAGCGCGCCTGCGCAAAGCCGGATTTGAGCACAGCGAACTGTGGTTCCAGTGCTTTAACTTCGGCTCTCTGGTGGCGTTGAAAGCGGGAGAATCCGCATGA
- the ruvB gene encoding Holliday junction branch migration DNA helicase RuvB, giving the protein MIEADRLVSAGTIQADDVVDRAIRPKLLDEYIGQPQVRSQMEIFIQAAKLRGDALDHLLIFGPPGLGKTTLANIVANEMGVNLRTTSGPVLEKAGDLAAMLTNLEPHDVLFIDEIHRLSPVVEEVLYPAMEDYQLDIMIGEGPAARSIKIDLPPFTLIGATTRAGSLTSPLRDRFGIVQRLEFYQVADLQHIVGRSARYMGLEMSEEGAFEVAKRSRGTPRIANRLLRRVRDFAEVKHDGSISAEIAAQALDMLNVDAEGFDYMDRKLLLAVLDKFFGGPVGLDNLAAAIGEERETIEDVLEPYLIQQGFLQRTPRGRMATVRAWNHFGITPPAMP; this is encoded by the coding sequence ATGATTGAAGCAGACCGCCTGGTGTCGGCAGGCACTATTCAGGCAGATGACGTGGTGGACCGCGCGATCCGCCCAAAACTGCTTGATGAGTATATCGGCCAGCCGCAGGTTCGTTCCCAGATGGAGATTTTCATCCAGGCGGCAAAGCTGCGCGGCGATGCGCTCGATCACCTGCTCATTTTTGGCCCTCCCGGTTTAGGCAAAACCACGCTGGCGAATATCGTTGCCAATGAAATGGGCGTCAACCTGCGCACCACCTCCGGCCCCGTGCTGGAGAAGGCGGGCGATCTCGCCGCGATGCTGACCAACCTCGAACCGCATGACGTGCTGTTTATCGATGAGATCCACCGCCTGTCGCCGGTGGTGGAGGAAGTGCTCTATCCGGCGATGGAAGATTACCAGCTGGATATCATGATCGGTGAAGGCCCGGCCGCGCGCTCCATCAAAATCGATCTGCCGCCGTTTACCCTGATTGGCGCCACCACCCGCGCCGGGTCGTTGACCTCTCCGCTGCGCGACCGTTTCGGCATCGTGCAGCGTCTTGAGTTTTACCAGGTGGCGGATCTCCAGCACATCGTTGGCCGTAGCGCCCGCTATATGGGGCTCGAAATGAGCGAAGAGGGCGCGTTTGAAGTGGCGAAGCGTTCCCGCGGTACGCCGCGTATCGCCAACCGTCTGCTGCGCCGCGTGCGTGACTTTGCCGAGGTGAAGCACGATGGCTCGATTTCCGCGGAGATCGCCGCTCAGGCGCTGGATATGCTGAACGTCGATGCCGAAGGCTTTGACTATATGGACCGTAAACTGCTGCTGGCGGTGCTGGATAAGTTCTTTGGCGGCCCGGTCGGGCTGGATAACCTGGCTGCGGCTATTGGGGAAGAGCGTGAGACGATTGAAGATGTGCTGGAGCCGTATCTGATTCAGCAGGGCTTCCTGCAGCGCACCCCGCGTGGACGTATGGCAACGGTGCGGGCGTGGAATCATTTCGGCATTACGCCACCGGCAATGCCGTAA
- the znuB gene encoding zinc ABC transporter permease subunit ZnuB — protein sequence MIELLLPGWLAGIMLACAAGPLGSFVVWRRMSYFGDTLAHASLQGVAFGLLLNVNPFYAVIVVTLLLAAGLVWLEKRPHLAIDTLLGIMAHSALSLGLVVVSLMSNIRVDLMAYLFGDLLAVTPEDLIAIAIGVLVVLAILFWQWRNLLAMTVSPDLAFVDGVKLQRVKLLLMLVTALTIGVAMKFVGALIITSLLIIPAATARRFARTPEQMAGVAVIVGMIAVTGGLTFSAFYDTPAGPSVVLSAAVLFILSMMKKTAQ from the coding sequence ATGATTGAACTGTTACTGCCCGGCTGGCTAGCCGGGATTATGCTTGCCTGCGCCGCGGGCCCGCTCGGCTCGTTTGTGGTATGGCGCAGAATGTCTTACTTCGGTGATACCCTGGCGCATGCGTCCCTGCAGGGCGTGGCTTTTGGCCTGCTGCTGAACGTCAACCCGTTCTACGCGGTGATTGTGGTCACGCTGCTGCTGGCGGCCGGTCTGGTCTGGCTGGAGAAGCGCCCTCACCTCGCCATCGATACCCTGCTTGGCATCATGGCGCACAGTGCCCTGTCGCTGGGCCTGGTGGTGGTCAGCCTGATGTCGAACATCCGCGTGGATCTGATGGCCTACCTCTTCGGTGACCTGCTGGCCGTGACGCCGGAGGATCTCATCGCTATAGCCATTGGCGTGCTGGTGGTGCTCGCTATTCTGTTCTGGCAGTGGCGGAATTTACTGGCCATGACCGTCAGCCCGGACCTGGCGTTTGTCGACGGCGTGAAGCTGCAGCGCGTTAAGCTGCTGCTGATGCTGGTGACGGCGTTAACCATTGGCGTAGCGATGAAGTTTGTCGGCGCGCTGATTATTACGTCCCTGCTGATCATCCCTGCCGCTACGGCGCGTCGTTTTGCCCGTACGCCTGAGCAGATGGCCGGCGTAGCCGTGATCGTCGGGATGATTGCGGTAACGGGTGGACTCACCTTCTCGGCGTTCTATGACACGCCTGCGGGGCCGTCCGTGGTGCTGAGTGCTGCGGTGCTGTTTATCCTCAGTATGATGAAGAAGACCGCACAGTAG
- the znuA gene encoding zinc ABC transporter substrate-binding protein ZnuA codes for MLHKNTLLFAALSAALWGTTAQDVNAAVVASLKPLGFIASAIADGVTETQVLLPDGASEHDYSLRPSDVKRLQNADLVVWIGPEMEAFMQKSAKQVAGEKQVAIAELSGVKPLLMKGADDDGDEHDHHAADGEKGDGDHHHGEYNMHLWLSPEIARLSAVAIHDKLVELMPQSRAKLDANLKDFEAQLAATDKQVGNELAPLKGKGYFVFHDAYGYYEKHYGLTPLGHFTVNPEIQPGAQRLHEIRTQLVEQKATCVFAEPQFRPAVVEAVARGTSVRMGTLDPLGTNIQLSKASYSQFLSQLANQYASCLKGD; via the coding sequence ATGTTACATAAAAATACGCTTCTTTTCGCAGCATTATCCGCTGCCCTTTGGGGTACAACCGCACAAGATGTTAACGCTGCGGTTGTCGCTTCGCTTAAACCACTCGGTTTCATCGCGTCCGCCATTGCAGACGGGGTAACGGAAACCCAGGTTCTGCTCCCTGATGGTGCATCCGAGCATGACTATTCCCTGCGCCCGTCGGATGTAAAACGCTTACAAAACGCGGACTTAGTTGTCTGGATTGGTCCTGAAATGGAAGCGTTTATGCAAAAGTCAGCAAAACAGGTTGCTGGCGAAAAACAGGTCGCGATTGCCGAACTCTCCGGCGTGAAACCGTTGCTCATGAAAGGGGCGGATGACGACGGCGACGAACATGACCATCATGCCGCAGACGGCGAAAAAGGTGATGGAGATCACCATCACGGCGAGTACAACATGCATCTTTGGTTATCCCCAGAGATAGCGCGGCTTTCAGCGGTTGCAATCCATGACAAATTAGTGGAACTTATGCCGCAAAGTCGAGCCAAACTAGACGCCAACCTGAAGGATTTTGAGGCACAATTAGCCGCAACCGATAAGCAGGTTGGTAATGAGCTCGCACCGTTGAAAGGTAAAGGGTATTTCGTTTTTCATGACGCCTACGGCTATTACGAAAAACACTACGGTTTGACCCCACTGGGCCACTTCACCGTCAACCCTGAAATTCAGCCTGGTGCGCAGCGTTTACATGAAATCAGAACACAGTTGGTTGAGCAAAAAGCGACATGCGTTTTTGCTGAGCCACAGTTCAGGCCAGCGGTCGTAGAAGCCGTGGCCAGGGGAACATCCGTGCGCATGGGAACCCTTGACCCGCTAGGTACGAATATCCAGTTGAGCAAAGCGAGCTATTCGCAGTTCCTCAGCCAACTGGCGAACCAGTATGCGAGCTGCCTGAAAGGAGATTAA
- a CDS encoding DUF72 domain-containing protein, with the protein MMYVGLPQWSHPKWVRLGITSLEEYARHFNCVEGNTTLYALPKAEIVARWREQTSDDFRFCFKFPATISHQAALRNCGDLTEEFFTRMSPLANRIGQYWIQLPATFGPRDLPALWQFLDALPREFTYGVEVRHPEFFAKGEAEKALNRGLLERSVNRVILDSRPVHSAVPHSEAIVEAQRKKPKVPVHAIVTAHNPMVRFIGSDNMQQNQAMFAVWLEKLASWEHATTPYLFLHTPDIAQAPELVDALWQALQAAVPSVGSAPSIPQQSSLF; encoded by the coding sequence ATGATGTACGTGGGCCTGCCCCAGTGGTCGCACCCGAAATGGGTGCGCCTTGGCATCACCAGCCTTGAGGAGTATGCCCGGCACTTCAACTGTGTCGAGGGTAACACCACCCTGTATGCGCTCCCCAAAGCCGAGATTGTTGCGCGCTGGCGGGAACAAACGAGCGACGACTTCCGCTTCTGCTTTAAGTTTCCGGCCACCATTTCCCACCAGGCCGCGCTGCGCAACTGCGGTGATTTGACCGAAGAGTTTTTTACGCGCATGTCGCCGCTCGCGAACCGCATCGGTCAGTACTGGATCCAGCTACCCGCCACGTTTGGCCCGCGCGATTTGCCTGCGCTCTGGCAGTTCCTGGATGCCCTGCCCCGCGAATTCACCTACGGCGTTGAAGTCAGGCATCCTGAATTTTTTGCGAAGGGCGAAGCAGAAAAAGCGCTCAATCGCGGTCTGCTCGAGCGTTCCGTTAACCGGGTGATCCTCGATAGCCGCCCGGTGCACAGCGCTGTGCCCCATAGCGAAGCCATCGTTGAAGCTCAGCGTAAAAAACCGAAAGTGCCGGTCCACGCCATCGTGACCGCGCATAACCCAATGGTCAGATTTATCGGCAGCGACAACATGCAGCAAAACCAGGCGATGTTCGCCGTCTGGCTGGAAAAACTGGCCTCGTGGGAACACGCCACCACGCCGTATCTCTTTTTGCACACGCCGGATATCGCCCAGGCCCCCGAACTGGTCGATGCTCTTTGGCAGGCCTTGCAGGCTGCGGTGCCGTCCGTGGGCAGCGCCCCTTCCATCCCACAACAATCTTCTCTTTTCTGA
- a CDS encoding YebC/PmpR family DNA-binding transcriptional regulator has translation MAGHSKWANTKHRKAAQDAKRGKIFTKIIRELVTAARLGGGDPASNPRLRAAVDKALSNNMTRDTLNRAIARGVGGDEDANMETIIYEGYGPGGTAVMVECLSDNRNRTVAEVRHAFTKTGGNLGTDGSVAYLFSKKGVISFEKGDEDAIMEAALEAGAEDVVTFDDGAIDVYTAWEEMGAVRDALEAAGLKADNAEVSMIPSTKADMDAETAPKLLRLIDMLEDCDDVQEVYHNGEISDEVAATL, from the coding sequence ATGGCAGGTCATAGTAAGTGGGCCAACACCAAACACCGCAAAGCGGCACAGGATGCCAAGCGCGGTAAGATCTTTACCAAAATCATTCGCGAGCTGGTGACAGCAGCGCGTCTGGGCGGCGGCGACCCGGCTTCTAACCCGCGTCTGCGCGCGGCGGTGGATAAAGCGCTTTCTAACAACATGACGCGTGACACCCTGAACCGTGCTATCGCACGTGGCGTGGGCGGTGATGAAGACGCGAACATGGAAACCATCATTTATGAAGGTTACGGTCCTGGCGGTACGGCGGTGATGGTTGAGTGCCTGTCCGACAACCGTAACCGTACCGTTGCGGAAGTGCGCCACGCGTTCACCAAAACCGGTGGCAACCTGGGCACCGACGGTTCCGTGGCTTACCTGTTCAGCAAAAAAGGCGTCATCTCCTTCGAGAAAGGCGACGAAGATGCGATCATGGAAGCGGCGCTGGAAGCCGGTGCGGAAGACGTAGTGACCTTCGATGACGGCGCTATCGACGTTTATACCGCGTGGGAAGAGATGGGTGCCGTGCGCGACGCGCTGGAAGCGGCTGGCCTGAAAGCGGACAACGCTGAAGTGTCCATGATCCCGTCCACCAAAGCGGACATGGATGCGGAAACGGCACCAAAACTGCTGCGTCTGATCGACATGCTCGAAGACTGCGACGACGTGCAGGAAGTGTACCATAACGGTGAAATCTCTGATGAGGTTGCAGCGACTCTCTGA
- the ruvA gene encoding Holliday junction branch migration protein RuvA, producing the protein MIGRLRGIIIEKQPPLVLLEVGGVGYEVHMPMTCFYELPDAGKEAIVFTQFVVREDAQLLYGFNNKQERILFRELIKTNGVGPKLALAILSGMSAPQFVNAVEREDPAALIKLPGIGKKTAERLIVEMKDRFKGLHGDLFTPAADLVLTSPGGPATDDDAEQEAVAALVALGYKPQEASRMVSKIAKPDASSETLIREALRAAL; encoded by the coding sequence GTGATAGGCAGACTCAGAGGCATCATCATTGAAAAACAACCCCCGTTAGTGCTGCTGGAAGTGGGTGGCGTGGGCTATGAAGTCCATATGCCGATGACCTGCTTCTACGAGCTGCCGGACGCGGGCAAAGAGGCGATTGTCTTTACCCAGTTTGTGGTGCGTGAAGATGCCCAGCTGCTGTACGGCTTCAATAACAAGCAGGAACGGATCCTGTTCCGCGAGCTGATTAAAACCAACGGCGTTGGGCCGAAGCTGGCGCTGGCGATTTTGTCCGGCATGTCGGCACCACAGTTTGTAAATGCCGTTGAGCGCGAAGATCCTGCGGCGCTGATTAAGCTCCCGGGCATTGGTAAGAAAACCGCCGAGCGCCTGATTGTCGAAATGAAAGACCGCTTTAAAGGTCTGCATGGCGATCTGTTCACTCCGGCTGCCGATTTGGTACTGACCTCTCCTGGCGGCCCTGCGACGGATGATGACGCCGAGCAGGAAGCGGTTGCCGCGCTGGTGGCGCTGGGCTATAAACCTCAGGAGGCCAGCCGTATGGTGAGCAAAATTGCCAAACCGGACGCCAGCAGTGAAACCCTGATTCGTGAAGCGCTGCGCGCTGCATTGTGA
- a CDS encoding hydrolase yields the protein MLTLDASKTALVVIDLQEGILPFAGGPHTADDVVNRAARLAETCRASGAPVVMVRVGWSADYAEALKQPVDAQVPARALPENWWTYPAALGKRDSDIEVTKRLWGAFYGTDLELQLRRRGIDTIILCGISTNIGVESTARNAWELGFNLVIAEDACSAASAEQHQGSMTHIFPRIGRVRSTDEIVSAL from the coding sequence ATGTTAACACTTGATGCCAGTAAAACCGCACTTGTTGTGATTGATTTACAGGAAGGCATTCTGCCCTTCGCCGGTGGCCCGCATACCGCGGATGATGTGGTCAACCGCGCTGCTCGCCTGGCGGAAACATGTCGTGCCAGCGGTGCGCCTGTTGTCATGGTGCGCGTCGGCTGGTCCGCTGATTACGCCGAAGCGTTAAAACAGCCCGTTGATGCCCAGGTTCCTGCACGCGCCCTGCCGGAAAACTGGTGGACGTACCCGGCCGCACTCGGCAAACGCGACAGCGATATTGAAGTGACCAAACGCCTGTGGGGCGCATTTTACGGTACCGATCTCGAGCTGCAGCTCCGCCGTCGCGGCATCGACACCATCATCCTGTGCGGCATTTCCACCAACATCGGCGTGGAGTCTACCGCCCGCAACGCGTGGGAGCTGGGCTTTAACCTGGTGATTGCCGAAGATGCCTGCAGCGCGGCCTCCGCGGAACAGCACCAGGGCAGCATGACCCATATCTTCCCGCGCATCGGCCGCGTGCGCAGCACGGATGAGATTGTCAGCGCGCTATGA
- a CDS encoding MAPEG family protein, whose protein sequence is MVSALYAVLGALLLIKFSFDVVRLRTLYRVSYGDGGFSELQSAIRIHGNAVEYIPAALILLLFMEMNGAETWMVHICGLLLIAGRLMHYYGFHHRLIRWRRSGMSATWCSLLLMVLANLWYMPWELVFSLH, encoded by the coding sequence ATGGTCAGCGCGCTGTATGCGGTGTTAGGTGCATTACTGCTGATTAAGTTTTCATTTGATGTTGTGCGCCTCAGAACGCTGTACCGCGTCTCTTACGGTGACGGCGGATTTTCCGAGCTACAAAGCGCTATCCGCATTCATGGCAACGCGGTCGAATACATCCCCGCAGCCTTAATCCTGCTGCTTTTTATGGAGATGAATGGCGCAGAAACCTGGATGGTGCACATCTGTGGCCTGCTTCTTATTGCTGGCCGCCTGATGCACTATTACGGTTTTCACCACCGCTTAATCCGCTGGCGTCGTTCCGGCATGAGTGCGACCTGGTGTTCGCTTTTGCTGATGGTGCTGGCTAACCTGTGGTATATGCCGTGGGAGTTGGTTTTCTCCCTCCATTAG
- the ruvC gene encoding crossover junction endodeoxyribonuclease RuvC — protein MSIILGIDPGSRVTGYGVIRQVGRQLTYLGSGCIRTKVDDLPSRLKLIYAGVSEIITQFQPDYFAIEQVFMAKNADSALKLGQARGVAIVAAVNQDLPVFEYAARQVKQTVVGIGSAEKSQVQHMVRTLLKLPANPQADAADALAIAITHCHVSQNAMQMSESRLNLARGRLR, from the coding sequence ATGTCGATTATTCTCGGGATTGACCCAGGCTCACGCGTCACCGGCTATGGCGTTATCCGTCAGGTGGGACGCCAGTTAACCTACCTGGGCAGCGGCTGTATTCGCACCAAAGTGGACGATCTTCCTTCGCGCCTGAAGCTCATTTATGCGGGCGTGTCGGAAATCATCACCCAGTTTCAGCCGGACTATTTCGCCATCGAGCAGGTCTTTATGGCGAAAAACGCCGATTCAGCGCTAAAGCTCGGTCAGGCGCGCGGTGTCGCCATCGTCGCTGCCGTGAACCAGGATTTGCCGGTATTCGAATACGCGGCCCGTCAGGTCAAGCAGACGGTAGTGGGGATTGGTAGCGCGGAGAAAAGCCAGGTACAGCATATGGTGCGTACCCTGCTGAAGCTTCCCGCGAACCCGCAGGCCGACGCCGCCGATGCGCTGGCTATTGCGATTACCCACTGTCACGTCAGCCAGAATGCGATGCAAATGAGCGAGTCGCGGCTCAATCTGGCGCGAGGCAGGTTACGATAA
- the nudB gene encoding dihydroneopterin triphosphate diphosphatase produces MTYKLPVSVLVVIYAEDTKRVLMLQRRDDPEFWQSVTGSLEEGETAPQAAAREVKEEVAIDVAREQLTLKDCQRTVEFEIFSHLRHRYAPGTERNTESWFCLALPHEREIVFTEHLTYRWVNAADAAALTKSWSNRQAIEEFVINAA; encoded by the coding sequence ATGACATATAAGCTCCCCGTTTCGGTCCTGGTGGTCATTTATGCAGAAGACACGAAGCGGGTGCTGATGTTGCAGCGGCGCGATGACCCTGAATTCTGGCAGTCGGTTACCGGCAGTCTGGAAGAGGGGGAGACCGCGCCGCAGGCCGCCGCGCGTGAAGTAAAGGAAGAGGTCGCCATTGACGTTGCCCGCGAGCAACTGACCCTGAAGGACTGTCAGCGCACGGTGGAGTTCGAAATTTTTAGCCATTTACGTCATCGCTACGCGCCGGGTACCGAGCGCAATACGGAGTCGTGGTTCTGTCTCGCGCTCCCCCATGAACGGGAGATCGTGTTTACCGAACACCTGACCTACCGCTGGGTGAATGCGGCGGATGCCGCCGCACTGACCAAGTCGTGGAGCAACCGGCAGGCGATTGAAGAATTTGTAATTAACGCAGCCTGA
- the znuC gene encoding zinc ABC transporter ATP-binding protein ZnuC, protein MTTLVSLENISVSFGQRRVLSDVSLDLKPGKILTLLGPNGAGKSTLVRVVLGLVAPDEGVIKREEKLRIGYVPQKLHLDATLPLTVSRFLRLRPGTRKADILPALKRVQAGHLVDAPLQKLSGGETQRVLLARALLSSPQLLVLDEPTQGVDVNGQVALYDLIDQLRRELDCAVLMVSHDLHLVMAKTDEVLCLNHHICCSGTPEVVSMHPEFISMFGPRGAEQLGIYRHHHNHRHDLQGRIVLRRGNGHS, encoded by the coding sequence ATGACGACATTGGTTTCTCTTGAAAATATCTCGGTCTCATTCGGCCAGCGCCGCGTCCTCTCTGACGTGTCGCTCGATCTGAAGCCCGGCAAAATTCTGACGCTGCTCGGCCCCAATGGCGCAGGCAAATCCACCCTGGTGCGCGTGGTGCTGGGTCTGGTCGCACCCGATGAAGGCGTGATTAAGCGCGAGGAAAAATTGCGTATTGGCTATGTGCCGCAAAAACTTCATCTCGACGCCACGCTGCCGCTGACGGTCAGCCGTTTCCTGCGTCTGCGCCCCGGCACCCGTAAAGCCGATATTCTCCCGGCGCTGAAACGCGTGCAGGCGGGCCATCTTGTCGATGCGCCGCTGCAAAAACTGTCCGGCGGTGAAACTCAGCGTGTTTTACTTGCCCGCGCGCTGCTGAGCAGCCCGCAGCTGCTGGTACTGGATGAGCCGACTCAGGGTGTGGATGTGAATGGTCAGGTTGCGCTTTATGATTTGATCGACCAGCTACGTCGAGAGCTCGATTGCGCAGTGCTGATGGTCTCCCATGATCTCCATCTGGTAATGGCAAAAACCGACGAAGTGCTGTGCCTCAACCATCATATCTGCTGCTCAGGTACACCTGAAGTCGTCTCCATGCATCCGGAGTTTATCTCCATGTTCGGCCCTCGCGGCGCCGAGCAGCTTGGCATTTATCGTCATCATCATAATCATCGCCATGATTTACAGGGACGAATCGTACTGCGTCGGGGAAATGGACACTCATGA